The DNA sequence CTGATCGAAGGGTCGGGTTACAATCGCCAGCTTCCCGAACTGGTCAACGGCGTCATCCCTGCCCTTCAGAAGGCGGGCGCGGTGCGCACCGAATATGAAGGCACGACGCTGCGCGAAATCCTGCGTGAGTTCTGACGCGATTGGCGTGGAGCGGTTGCGCTGCTCCGCGCCCACCTCAATCTTGAAGCTGGAGCGCGCCCGCACATCGCGGCGCGCTCCAGTTGTTTTGGCAATGTCCGGCTGCGTTGGTTTACGCGGGCCACAACCGCACCCGTCGTTGGCGCGGCCGCAAAAGGCCCGATTGGAACGCGGCACCTCCTTGCGTTAGGGTTCCTTCCAGACGGCCAGGAAGTCGTGGGCAAATGGGAGAGGAACGTTTGACTGAAACCGACAAGTTCGCTGCGACTTTGGCGATATATGCTCTGAAAGCGCGCTACTTCCGGTCCATGGACAATAAAGATTGGCGGGCCTTGGAGGCAGTCTTTGCACCCGACCTCATCGCCGATTTCCGCGACGCCGCCGGGGAGCGGGACGAGAGCATGCTGATCCACGGCGCGGCGCCTTATGTCGCGCGCCTGGCGCCAATGCTGGAGCAGGTCACAACCGTTCATCACGGCCATATGCCCGAGATCCAGATCGAAACGGACAGCCAAGCCAGCGGCATCTGGGCGATGGAGGACAAGCTGTGGGTGCAGGAAGGCTCACCCCTGCCCTTCCGCTGGATGCATGGCTATGGCCATTATCATGAGCGCTATGTGCGGCTGGCCGACGGCTGGCGCATCAGCGAGATTCGCCTGACGCGCTTGCGCATCGATGCGGGCTGAAGGCCCTTATAATTCCTCCAGCGCCGCGCTCGCTTCGATCCAGCTTTCCTCGATCGCTTCGAGCTTCTTTTCGACCGAAGCGCGGCGGACCATGAGGTCGGTCGTCGTCATCTTCGCCTCGGCACCCGTCGCTGCCTTCGGGTCGAACAGCGCCTGATCGATCCGGCTGCGTTCGGCGGAAAGCGTGGCCATCTCCTTTTCCGCCTTGCTGATTGTCGATTTTAGGCTCTTCTGCTTTTCGCGCCATTCGGCTGCGTTGCGCTTTTCCGCCTTGCGATCTGCCTTGGGCGCGTCCCCGCCGCTGCTGCCGCCATCCGCCTTGCGCAAGATGATGTCGGTATAATCGTCCAGGCTGCCATCGAAGGGCTGGGCCGTGCCGCCGTCCACCAGAACGAGGCGGTCGGCCACCAGCTCGATCATGTGGCGGTCGTGGCTGACGATGACGACGGCGCCCGAATATTCATTGAGCGCCTGCACCAACGCTTCGCGGCTGTCGACGTCCAGGTGGTTGGTCGGTTCGTCGAGGATCAGGAGGTGCGGCGCGTCACGGGTGATCAGCGCCAGCGCGAGCCGGGCGCGTTCCCCGCCTGACATGGAGCCGACCTGCTGCGTAGCCCGCTCGCCCGAAAAGCCGAAGCGGCCAAGCTGCGCGCGGACCGCGCCCGGCGTCGCGCCTTTCATCACGCGCGTCATGTGTTGTAGCGGCGTGTCGGCGATGTCGAGTTCTTCCACCTGATATTGGGTGAAATAGCCGACATTCATCTTGGCCGAACTGTTCATCGCCCCTTCCATCGGCGCCAGTTGGGCGGCGATCAGGCGGGCCAGCGTGGTCTTGCCGTTGCCGTTGCGGCCAAGCAGCGCCAGCCGGTCGTCGGGATCGATGCGCAGGTTCACCCGGCGCAGCACAGGCGTGTCGCCATAGCCGACCGCCGCCATGTCCATGGTGATGAGCGGCGGGCGCAATTCGGGCGGGCTGGGGAATGCGAAGGACAGCGACGGGTCCTCGATCGCGGCGGCGATGGGCTGCATCTTCGCCAGCGCCTTGGCGCGCGACTGGGCCTGCTTGGCGGTCGAGGCGCGGGCGGAGTTGCGGGCGACATAGTCCTGCAACTTCTCGCGCTCGGCCTGCTGCTTTACGCGCGCGGCCTCCTGCTGGGCCAGGCGTTCGGCGCGCTGCCGTTCGAACGCATCGTAACCGCCGGGATAAAGGGTGATCTTCCCGCCTTCCAGATGCAGGATATAATCGACCACATTGTTGAGCAGGTCGCGCTCATGGCTGATCACAACCACGGTGCCGCGATAATTTTTGAGGAAGCTTTCCAGCCACATCGTCGCTTCAAGATCGAGGTGGTTGCTGGGTTCGTCGAGCAGCAGCAGGTCAGGCTCGGAAAAGAGCAGCGCGGCGAGCGCGACGCGCATCTTCCAGCCGCCCGAGTAGCTGTCGAGCGGACGTCCCTGCATTTCTTCGTCAAAGCCAAGGCCCACGAGAATGCGGGCTGCCCGAGCGGGCGCGGTATAGGCGTCGATCGCCATCAGCCGCTCGTAAATATGGCCGAGGCGATCGGGATCATGGGTCGCTTCGCTCTCCGCCATCAGGGCGGCGCGTTCCTTGTCGGCGGCCAGCACGGTTTCGAAGGGCGTCGCCGTCCCGGTGGGCGCTTCCTGCGCGATATAGCCAAGGCGCGTGTCGCGCGGCATGTCGCAACCGCCATCGTCGGGGTCGAGTTGCCCGATCATGACCTTCATCAGCGTGGACTTGCCCGCGCCGTTGCGACCGATCAAACCCACACGGCTGCGCGGCGGCAGTGCGGCACTGGCGCGGTCGATGATGGTACGGCCACCCAGCCGCACGGTGATGTCCCTGATATTCAGCATGGGGCGCCCTGTAGCAGAGCCGCGCAAGGTGGTGAAGGTGCGGGCGGGGAGTTTTGCAGCCACGCAAGGCGTTGCAAAGTTCACACCGTTGTGGCCGACGCATTTGCGTGGGTACGGACGGGTGGCGTCGATTTCGCAATAGGAGAATTTTTGCGAAGTGACGCCCGGACCCTTGGGGGACGGGTTTCACGGTGGGAAAGAGCCGATAGCGCCATGCCATGGATCGGCCCCTGTAGGAAAGCGCGGCGGAGGGACGCAATGCCTGTTCGGTCCTCGCGGAGGTCAGGTGCTTATCGGACGGACGTGGGCGCAGTCTCCTCCGCGTAGAGAGTGAACTGGCTGTGAAGGCCGCCCTCGGACGATTGCCCGAGCCAGAGGTCGAACAGGCCGGGTTCGGCAATGATGCGATTGCCCGATCCGACGAATTGCAGATCGCTGCGAGACAGGGAGAAGCGCACCGTCTTGCTCTCTCCCGGCCCGAGCGTGACACGCTCGATTCGCTTCAACTCGCGCACGGGACGGGTACGGCTGGCCACGCGATCGCGGATATAGAGTTGCACCACTTCGCTGCCCCGCCGGTCGCCCTTGTTGGTCAGCCGCGCCGTCACCTCGATCGCGCGGTCCCAGCGCAGGGCAGTGTCGGACAGCTTCAGATTGTCGAGGGTGAATGTGGTGTAGCTCAGGCCATGGCCGAAGGGATAGCGGGCGCTGTTGTCCGTCGTCATGTAGCGCGCGCGATATTCGGTGCGGTTGTCGATTACCGGACGGCCGGTGGACTTGCGGTCGTAGAAGAAAGGTTCCTGCCCCGATTCCCAGGGGAAGCTGACCGGCAGCTTGGCGGAAGGATCGACCCGGCCGAACAGGATGTCGGCGATGGCATGGCCCGCTTCCGATCCCAGGAACCATGTGGCGAGGACAGCCTGGGCGCTTCCGACCGATCCATGCAGCGCAAGAGCACGGCCGTGACGCAGCAGCACGATGACAGGCTTGCCGGTGGCCGCCACCGCGTCGGCCAGCACCTGCTGGGGCGGCGGCAGTTCGATGACGGTGCGCGATTGCGCCTCCCCCGACATGTCCTGCGATTCGCCGAGGGCGAGCAGGATGATGTCGGCAGCCTTTGCCGCCTCGACCGCCTGAGCGATGCCGCCGTCGATCGGCGTCATGATGTCGCAGCCCTTGGCTATGCTCAGCTGGGTAGGGTCGGGCATGGCGGCACGCAGCCCGGCGGCAATGTCGACGCCCTTCCCCTTGTCGCCGTAAAAGGCCCAGGGGCCGTAGAGATTGTCCCGATCCTCACCGAACGGGCCGATCAGCGCGATCTTCTGGCGCTTGGCAGGATCGA is a window from the Sphingobium sp. Cam5-1 genome containing:
- a CDS encoding nuclear transport factor 2 family protein, with the protein product MGEERLTETDKFAATLAIYALKARYFRSMDNKDWRALEAVFAPDLIADFRDAAGERDESMLIHGAAPYVARLAPMLEQVTTVHHGHMPEIQIETDSQASGIWAMEDKLWVQEGSPLPFRWMHGYGHYHERYVRLADGWRISEIRLTRLRIDAG
- a CDS encoding ABC-F family ATP-binding cassette domain-containing protein; translation: MLNIRDITVRLGGRTIIDRASAALPPRSRVGLIGRNGAGKSTLMKVMIGQLDPDDGGCDMPRDTRLGYIAQEAPTGTATPFETVLAADKERAALMAESEATHDPDRLGHIYERLMAIDAYTAPARAARILVGLGFDEEMQGRPLDSYSGGWKMRVALAALLFSEPDLLLLDEPSNHLDLEATMWLESFLKNYRGTVVVISHERDLLNNVVDYILHLEGGKITLYPGGYDAFERQRAERLAQQEAARVKQQAEREKLQDYVARNSARASTAKQAQSRAKALAKMQPIAAAIEDPSLSFAFPSPPELRPPLITMDMAAVGYGDTPVLRRVNLRIDPDDRLALLGRNGNGKTTLARLIAAQLAPMEGAMNSSAKMNVGYFTQYQVEELDIADTPLQHMTRVMKGATPGAVRAQLGRFGFSGERATQQVGSMSGGERARLALALITRDAPHLLILDEPTNHLDVDSREALVQALNEYSGAVVIVSHDRHMIELVADRLVLVDGGTAQPFDGSLDDYTDIILRKADGGSSGGDAPKADRKAEKRNAAEWREKQKSLKSTISKAEKEMATLSAERSRIDQALFDPKAATGAEAKMTTTDLMVRRASVEKKLEAIEESWIEASAALEEL